The Pyrenophora tritici-repentis strain M4 chromosome 10, whole genome shotgun sequence genome contains a region encoding:
- a CDS encoding SPS1, Serine-threonine protein kinase — protein sequence MEEKTTSRRLTKRDRHPPIAYLNKSSNTHTNTLKRAPSAASYFAHSSLGAALPTVTTGTGTATAGAAASSLSPATTPGSAPLRRSPSLTPVHEHHNHNAYNAHHSYNAYHSANVEAATQHQLPPSVAHLPPAAVGQPFNSIVEDALNASNSSGPRRPAGPQHSQTDQPSRYLRPSRSFNTNMDTTTPPSTGTPKTNRYSDGSGEGAKKRLSGGAKKKGTFSTFMSSMLGSPRRPTISTPTNPMHVTHVSIDNQTGEYTGLPKEWQRMLQQNGISQEEQKQHPQAVMDVVNFYKDNAEKSEDDAIWDKMGPAQPQGYAYQANIAPNNNYGSVQPLLSPPQSPRFPRNDQSSFENPRAPPPIPRSVTSPTPMSPPLNVAQMVPSRPAPRPPVSAAPSVAAVPTRPAPQAPSPIITQQQPPRHENDYPQVAYAPPTFTESPGASSAPRSRANTTGGTPPRFDSPASAGPISPAQQYQQQQQQAMAMAAAIQQPKAPMSRSASQRAPQPAHPPPQPTPQQVFAQQSDPQNIPLPSQQARVGPAPRPRQRPRQSQGPDIVAKLNAICTQADPRERYRNLSKIGQGASGGVFMAYEVNTNKCVAIKQMNLEQQPKKDLIINEILVMKDSKHKNIVNFMDSFLLRGDLWVVMEYMEGGSLTDVVTFNIMSEGQIAAVCRETLHGLQHLHSKGVIHRDIKSDNILLSQEGNIKLTDFGFCAQINESHNKRTTMVGTPYWMAPEVVTRKEYGRKVDIWSLGIMSIEMIEGEPPYLNESPLRALWLIATNGTPTIKEEHALTPVFRDFLAFSLKVDPDKRASAHDLLVHPFIQTAEPLGTLAPLVQAARKARAEERRKKGGL from the exons ATGGAGGAAAAGACGACGTCGCGACGGTTGACCAAGAGAGACCGCCATCCTCCAATCGCATACTTGAACAAGTCGTCCAACACACACACCAATACGCTGAAGCGCGCCCCGAGTGCGGCCTCCTACTTTGCCCATTCCAGCCTTGGCGCAGCACTCCCCACTGTGACGACTGGCACTGGGACGGCTACTGCTGGTGCTGCTGCATCGTCGCTCTCGCCTGCCACGACACCGGGTAGTGCTCCTCTTCGCCGCAGCCCGTCTTTGACGCCCGTCCACGAGCACCACAATCACAACGCCTACAACGCCCACCACAGCTACAACGCCTACCACTCTGCGAATGTAGAAGCCGCGACCCAGCACCAGCTTCCGCCCTCGGTTGCGCACCTGCCTCCCGCCGCCGTCGGCCAGCCCTTCAACTCGATAGTCGAGGACGCCCTCAACGCCTCCAACAGCAGCGGTCCACGTAGGCCTGCGGGCCCACAGCACTCGCAGACGGACCAGCCCTCGCGCTACCTGCGTCCCTCGCGCtccttcaacaccaacatgGACACGACGACCCCGCCCTCGACCGGCACCCCCAAGACGAACCGCTACAGCGATGGCAGCGGCGAGGGCGCAAAGAAGCGCCTCTCGGGCGGcgcgaagaagaagggcacCTTTTCCACCTTTATGAGCAGCATGCTGGGCTCTCCGCGCCGGCCCACCATCTCGACGCCCACGAACCCCATGCATGTCACCCACGTCAGCATCGACAACCAGACGGGCGAGTACACG GGCCTTCCCAAGGAATGGCAGCGCATGCTGCAGCAGAATGGCATCTCCCAGgaggagcagaagcagcACCCCCAGGCCGTCATGGACGTCGTCAACTTCTACAAGGACAATGCCGAGAAGAGCGAGGACGATGCCATCTGGGACAAGATGGGTCCCGCGCAGCCTCAAGGGTACGCCTACCAGGCCAACATCGCGCCTAACAACAACTATGGGTCAGTACAGCCCCTCCTCAGTCCCCCGCAAAGCCCTCGATTCCCACGGAACGACCAGTCCAGCTTTGAGAATCCAAGAGCCCCCCCGCCAATTCCTCGCAGTGTTACGTCGCCGACTCCCATGTCGCCCCCCCTCAATGTCGCCCAAATGGTACCGAGCCGCCCAGCCCCCAGGCCTCCAGTGTCCGCCGCACCCTCTGTCGCCGCCGTCCCGACCAGACCTGCGCCCCAGGCCCCGAGTCCCATCATCACGCAACAACAGCCGCCTCGCCATGAAAACGACTATCCGCAGGTCGCCTATGCCCCTCCGACTTTTACAGAAAGCCCGGGTGCGTCGTCCGCACCCCGTAGCCGCGCGAATACTACGGGAGGGACTCCCCCACGTTTTGACTCGCCGGCTAGCGCTGGGCCCATCTCCCCTGCGCAACAGTaccaacagcagcagcaacaagCCATGGCcatggcagctgccatcCAGCAGCCAAAAGCCCCCATGAGCAGGAGCGCCAGCCAAAGGGCCCCACAACCCGCACATCCCCCACCGCAGCCGACGCCTCAACAGGTTTTTGCCCAGCAGTCCGACCCCCAGAACATCCCATTACCGTCCCAACAAGCTCGAGTTGGCCCGGCCCCACGACCGCGCCAAAGACCTCGCCAAAGCCAAGGGCCAGATATCGTTGCCAAGCTCAATGCCATCTGTACCCAGGCCGACCCCAGAGAGAGATATCGCAATCTCAGCAAGATTGGCCAGGGTGCCTCTGGTGGTGTTTTCATGGCCTATGAAGTCAACACGAACAAATGCGTGGCCATCAAGCAGATGAACCTCGAACAGCAGCCGAAGAAGGATCTGATCATCAATGAAATCCTCGTCATGAAAGATAGCAAGCACAAGAATATCGTCAATTTCATGGACAGTTTCCTGCTGCGGGGTGATCTCTGGGTGGTTATGGAGTACATGGAGGGCGGAAGTTTGACAGATGTGGTTACTTTTAACATCATGTCAGAAGGTCAAATAGCCGCCGTGTGCAGAGAA ACACTCCACGGATTGCAACATTTGCATTCAAAGGGTGTGATCCACCGAGACATCAAGTCGGATAACATTTTGCTGTCCCAAGAAGGCAACATTAAACTCA CCGATTTTGGTTTCTGTGCACAGATCAACGAAAGCCATAACAAGCGCACGACCATGGTAGGCACCCCGTACTGGATGGCTCCTGAGGTTGTTACCCGGAAGGAATACGGCCGAAAGGTGGACATTTGGTCATTGGGCATCATGTCGATTGAAATGATCGAGGGAGAGCCACCTTATCTGAACGAGAGCCCCCTACGCGCACTCTGGCTTATTGCGACCAACGGCACGCCAACGATCAAGGAAGAGCATGCATTGACACCCGTATTCCGCGACTTCTTGGCCTTTTCGCTCAAGGTTGACCCCGACAAGCGAGCTAGCGCTCACGACCTCCTTGTT CATCCCTTTATCCAAACTGCTGAACCGCTGGGCACATTAGCACCATTGGTGCAGGCCGCGAGGAAGGCAAGGGCGGAAGAAAGGCGGAAGAAGGGTGGTCTGTGA
- a CDS encoding DUF1421 multi-domain protein has product MAGSQSNSGDTDADVQEQLLNYPSERNTSKRAETISPGAKFTAEHLMRHCPYTVTFDYINPSLWGVPAPEDADETHATTWVAKAIHDYHVGMEWDERLYFDYQWDFEGWTRELFQKVERTTLRSLKTVLRYRGVYTGKFRARVADSLFNLLGGENAPEWDPAEFKAEKFDERSEAYQRQQNAHLAAPIDRQAQQPLQQTQPLEPLQPQPQRPSQGEQYRVRQGVRSHPQYQELQQPPYAINAYAGPQPRQTEQAMQPQQWYPQTQTRPPATAYREVTPFPQQPTNRVPDRPLGLPHDPYKTLPPRWSRNDRLEANTITQFSKLWDNSNKYTGNAYDLLDDKIKIFFSICWQVDIQEEQFHAVFPRILTGRAETFYIQVVERDDSFADAYMAIKNHFDHDVHHQHYYTDWTTTTFARTRAENPDKGLHEVLQILLDKLQLCQRALGKNFEGEDALRTTVINACRGVPELEMALFKPATICEGLFSDLRSAVETHLARQHTAQLVTEDQYYLDRRYNGNGRIRGGSRGGGGFRGGSRGAYRGGEQRDDNGRGFKPRWRKKCFVCRKEGCWSTNHTDKERKDARAQFFSTLYFTGAQPPEDFSVHLAEYEGIEHTSQYNQRGWREEEDCEDDEDDDVAEAHSEHQFFKEQCLADQAFLHHISGDDIYSRDAPSAPASQFLLEDRYTRSVYQGILPDTGAANVSTVGKEQYLALTREDPTVKLDTSTAGKASIKFGKGEATASIGTVQVSTEIGKINFEVLEAPTPFLLCLADMDRLKVYFNNTTDELVQDDVHIPVIRKWGHPWFHLNKRERATMFLTETELRRLHRRFGHPAVTRLVKLLKDAGHNDFEERTLEEVTKFCHHCQLHSSAPRRFKFTLKDDHHFNYEILVDVMYLSNKPVLHVVDSSTAFQGARFLSAISAKETWQALRILWIDTYQGPPDIITHDAGTNFASAEFRAEAKIMGVTCKQVPTEAHWSIGKTERYHAPLRRAWDILHAELTDTMSDDAILQMAVKAVNDTAGPDGLVPTLLVFGAYPRMTAESPPSPSMVKRSEAIQKATKALRKLTAERQVADALNTRNGPATADMLALPLQSEVLVWRESDGWNGPYKIASTDGHNITVDMVNGPATFRSTVVKPYYRPDHLWSDPDAPHAPNEPNEPHEPIAVPPAAQPRRRGRPPGSKNKRKAHAYITKKEQDDLELAIKLRNDGVITTSGAPFEASDDQEISDLVGRGVFKFEQYDERLHSKIRIFKSRLVREVKGKTTKPYEKSRLVIQGYQDYGKEAILTQSPTIQRCSQRLIMSLAPGLVQSGMSVELRDITQAYPQAQTTLKRTILAHLPTELVHRYPEGTILHVIKPLYGIAEAGVHWWTTYHGHHCKELDMSTSTYDPCLLITNSDDADVFDIVGMQTDDTLMLGTTAFLSREEKKIQKAQFRSKPKAMLTPEVQLDFNGCTLTMDASRVLILRQKGQGGRIRLVDIRAPDRAQQYTEQRARGAYIASTCQPEASFDLSVAAQAQQPSDEDIKALNKRLKWQMENLTRGLRYVTVNLTEAKLIVFVDGSFANNKDLSSQLGFVLMLVNESIGANTFTIQGNVIHYSSTKCKRITRSVLASEIYGMVNGFDIGIAVATTLRIVTERLGLPAIPLVICTDSYSLYECLVKLGTTKEKRLMIDIMALRQSYERREITEIRWINGEDNPADAFTKASPNRALERFIDGNKLTVRVDGWVQRPTSFDV; this is encoded by the coding sequence ATGGCAGGCAGCCAGAGCAACTCTGGCGATACAGACGCTGATGTTCAAGAGCAACTACTCAACTATCCATCCGAACGCAATACAAGCAAGCGCGCAGAAACTATATCCCCAGGAGCGAAGTTTACTGCTGAACACCTTATGCGACactgtccatacacagtCACGTTTGACTATATCAACCCATCtctctggggtgtacccgcacCAGAGGATGCAGACGAGACGCACGCAACAACCTGGGTCGCGAAggctatccacgactaccATGTAGGAATGGAATGGGATGAGAGACTATACTTCGACTACcaatgggactttgaaggatggacacGAGAGCTATTCCAGAAGGTTGAGCGCACTACGCTAAGATCTCTGAAGACTGTGCTCCGGTATAGGGGAGTCTATACAGGCAAATTTCGGGCTAGAGTAGCTGATTCCCTCTTCAACTTACTAGGAGGAGAAAACGCTCCCGAATGGGACCCTGCAGAGTTCAAGGCCGAGAAGTTTGACGAACGTTCTGAGGCGTACCAGCGTCAGCAGAACGCACATCTAGCAGCCCCTATAGATAGACAAGCGCAGCAGCCACTGCAACAGACGCAGCCACTGGAACCGCTACAGCCGCAGCCACAACGTCCGTCACAGGGCgagcagtatagagtgagacaaggcgttCGAAGCCACCCGCAATATCAAGAGCTACAACAACCGCCCTACGCGATCAATGCCTATGCAGGACCACAGCCTCGACAAACGGAGCAGGCTATGCAACCACAACAATGGTACCCGCAGACACAGACACGACCCCCAGCGACCGCATACCGCGAGGTGACACCTTTCCCTCAGCAACCTACAAACCGAGTACCTGACAGACCCCTTGGCCTACCACAtgacccgtacaagacgctaccgccgcgatggtctCGCAACGATCGGCTCGAAGCCaatacgatcacgcagttctctaagctatgggacaatagcaacaagtatacagggaatgcgtacgatctcctagacgataagattaagatcttcttcagcatctgctggcaggtagatatccaggaggagcagtttcacgcagtgtttccccgtatccttaccgggcgtgcagagacgttctacatacaggttgtagagagagatgatagctttgctgatgcgtacatggcaatcaaaaaccacttcgaccatgacgtccatcaccagcactactacacagactggacgactacaaccttcgctcgcacccgcGCAGAGAACCCTGATaagggactacacgaggttctgcagatcctgcttgacaagctgcagctatgccagcgtgcccttggcaagaactttgagggtGAGGATGCCCTCCGCACTACGgtcatcaatgcctgccgaggagtaccagaacttgagatggcactgttcaagccagccacaatctgtgaaggactcttctcagaTCTACGATCCGCAGTGGAAACACACCTAGCACGGCAACACACCGCCCAGTTGGTCACAGAAGATCAATACTACCTAGACcgccgatacaacggcaatggaaggatccgaggtggatctcgaggtggaggaggattcagaggcggatccagaggagcataccgaggaggcgagcagcgcgacgacaacggacgaggattcaagccacgttggaggaagaaatgctttgtttgccggaaggaaggatgctggtctaccaaccacacagataaagagcgcaaagatgcccgtgcgcagttcttctctacgctatactttacaggtGCACAGCCCCCTGaggacttctccgtacatcttgcagaatacgaagggatcgagcacaccagccagtacaatcagagaggctggagagaggaggaagactgcgaggatgacgaggatgacgacgtcgcggaagcaCATTCTGAACACCAGTTCTTCaaggagcaatgccttgcagaccaggcgttcttgcatcATATCTCGGGCGACGACATATACAGCCGAGACGCGCCGTCAGCACCAGCATCGCAGTTCCTGCTTGAGGACCGCTACACACGATCTGTGTACCAAGGAATCCTACCAGATACAGGCGCTGCAAACGTATCCACGGTCGGCAAGGAGCAATACCTCGCACTTACGAGAGAAGATCCGACGGTTAAGTTAGACACATCTACAGCAGGGAAAGCGTCTATTAAATTCGGAAAAGGCGAGGCTACAGCGTCGATTGGCACCGTGCAGGTCTCTACGGAGATCGGAAAAATCAACTTCGAAGTGCTCGAGGCGCCTACGCCGTTCTTGCtatgccttgcagacatggaccgctTAAAGGTATACTTCAACAATACGACAGACGAGCTGGTTCAGGATGACGTACACATCCCggtgattcgcaaatggggacatccttggttccatctaaacaagagagagagagcaactaTGTTCCTAACGGAGACAGaattgcgacggctccatcgacggtttggacacccagctgttaCGCGACTAGTCAAACTCTTAAAGGatgctggccataacgacttcgaagaaagaaccctagaagaagtcactaagttctgccaccactgccagctccacagctccgcgccgcgccgattcaaattcactcttaaggatgatcaccacttcaactatgagatcctggtggacGTAATGTACCTAAGCAACAAACCTGTACTGCATGTGGTcgattcctcaacagcgtttcaaggcgcgaggttcctcagcgctatctcagctaaagaaacatggcaagcactgcggatactatggatcgacaccTACCAGGGACCACCCGACATCATCACGCATGATGCAGGTACTAACTTCGCGAGCGCAGAGttccgcgcagaagcaaagatcatgggagtcacatgcaagcaagtacctacggaggcgcactggtctatcggcaaaactGAGAGGTACCATGCCCCTCTACGCCGGGCATGGGACATACTCCATGCAGAACTCACTGACACTatgtccgacgacgcgattctccagatggctgtgaaggctgttaacgatactgctggccctgatggactagtcccgacgttactagtctttggagcgtacccacgaatgactgcagagtcaccgccatcaccatcaatGGTCAAacgcagcgaggctattcaaaaggcgacgaaagccctgcgcaagctcactgcagagcgccaagttgcagacgccttgaacacccgcaatggaccagccactgcagacatgctcgcgctcccactccagagcgaagtcttagtatggagagagagtgatggctggaatggcccgtacaagatcgccagtacagATGGCCACAACATCACTGTCGACATGGTTAATGGTCCAGCGACATTCAGATCAACTGTCGTtaagccatactacagaccagaccaccTGTGGAGCGACCCtgatgcgccacacgcgccgaatgagccgaatgagccgcacGAGCCGATAGCAGTACCTCCGGCAGCGCAACCACGTAGaagaggccgccctccagggtcaaagaacaagcggaaggcgcacgcgtacatcaccaagaaggagcaggacgatcttgagctagctatcaagctacggAACGATGGCGTGATCACAACCTCAGGCGCCCCCTTTGAagcgtctgatgaccaagagatcagcgacctagtaggtcgtggagtcttcaagtttgagcaatacgacgagaggctacacagcaagatccggatctttaagtcacgcctagtacgtgaggtcaagggaaagacaactAAGCCTTATGAGAAATCCCGTCtggttatccaaggctaccaagACTATGGCAAGGAGGCTATCTTaacgcagtcgccaaccatccagcgatgtagccagcgcctgattatgtcgctggcgcctgGGCTAGTACAAAgcggcatgagcgttgagCTACGTGATATTACGCAGGCATACCCACAGGCTCAGACAAcactgaagaggacgatactcgcacacCTCCCTACCGAGCTGGTacatcgatatccagaaggcacgATACTCCACGTGATCAAGCCACTATATGGGATCGcggaggcaggagtccactggtggacaacatatcacggacaccactgcaaggaaCTAGATATGTCAACAtctacgtacgacccatgcctgttGATCACGAACAGCGACGACGCAGACGTCTTCGACATCGTCGGtatgcagacagacgacaccctCATGCTCGGAACGACCGCGTTCTTATCACgcgaagagaaaaagatccagaaggcgcAGTTTAGATCAAAACCAAAGGCTATGCTGACACCAGAGGTGCAGTTAGACTttaatggatgtacacttacgatggacgccagcagagtcttAATCCTcaggcagaaaggacaaggaggaaggatcaggcTTGTTGATAttagggcacccgaccgcgcgcaacagtacaccgagcaacgcgcccgcggagcgtacatcgcatcaacatgccaaccagaggcaTCATTTGATCTGTCCGTAGCTGCTCAagcgcagcaaccatcagacgaggacattaaggcactcaacaagcgcctgaaatggcagatggagaatctcACTCGTGGCCTACGCTACGTCACTGTCAACCTTACGGAGGCTAAGTTGATAGTCTTTGTAgacggctcctttgccaacaacaaggacctcagctcacagctaggctttgtcctcatgctcgtcaacgagtccATTGGCgccaacaccttcacaatacaaggcaacgtgatccactacagctctacaaagtgcaagcgcatcacacggagcgtactggcctcagagatctacggcatggtcaacggctttgacataggcatcgcggttgcaaccacgctaaggatagttacagaacgacttggactacctgcaattcccttggttatctgtacagactcgtactccttgtacgagtgcctagtaaagcttgggacaacgaaggagaagcgcCTCATGATCGATATtatggcgctgcgccaatcatatgagcgtcgcgagatcacggagatccgctggatcaatggcgaagacaatcctgcagacgccttcacgaaggcatcgccaaaccgcgctcttgaacgctttattgacggcaataagctgacagtccgagtagatggatgggtgcagaggccaacaagctttgatgtttAA
- a CDS encoding VHS multi-domain protein — translation MFRAQSNIFDDVVVKATDENLTSENWEYILDVCDKVGSSDTGAKDAVAAMIRRLAHRNANVQLYTLELANALSQNCGIQMHKELASRSFTEALLRLANDRNTHQQVKAKILERMGEWTDMFARDPDLGIMSGAYMKLKSQNPNLRAPSKPQKTQISDVERQKEEEELQMALAMSIRESKGAAPTAAKSNTPQQSGSGPSASSEQPAKPVPSGTTAATVSRVRALFDFQPSEPGELQFRKGDIIAVLESVYKDWWKGSLRGQTGIFPLNYVEKLQDPTREELEREAQNEAEVFAQIRNVEKLLALLSTSSQPGAGDARDNEEITELYHSTLAIRPKLIELIGKYSQKKDDFTQLNEKFIKARRDYESMLEASMSQPQQPAYGGRPAFGGYNAPPPSNYQGYPPASSTPHQDPGRFAYGGAPPQSGPSQVPPPGSSPAFFMVPPGEQRTQQTPKPGLPQDPYQAAMGRQPLTTTRPWTTDTRSMPLASHKLQPLLKVTTIPRLPSKPVPVTHHSKVPPQGPPHAQQNPYDQVTSPPPQHAPQDQQPPSDPYAQAPPQQGYAYPPSQPAYAPPAPPGASSSPAPPAQTQSYLPYRPGGAAAAPSAPSAPPVGGDDASGFYR, via the exons ATGTTTCGCGCGCAGTCCAACATCTTCGACGATGTAGTCGTCAAGGCTACAGACGAGAACCTCACTAGCGAGAACTGGGAATACATACTG GACGTATGCGACAAAGTTGGATCCTCGGACACAGGCGCCAAAGATGCCGTCGCTGCTATGATTAGGCGGTTGGCACACCGAAATGCGAACGTACAACTATACACGCTTGAGCTTGCGAATGCTCTGAGCCAGAACTGCGGAATCCAGATGCACAAGGAGCTCGCATCGCGAAGCTTCACTGAAGCCTTGCTGAGACTAGCCAATGACCGCAACACACATCAGCAGGTCAAGGCCAAGATACTGGAGCGCATGGGCGAGTGGACAGACATGTTCGCTCGTGACCCGGACCTGGGTATCATGTCTGGTGCCTATATGAAGCTAAAATCACAAA ATCCCAACCTTCGAGCGCCTTCGAAGCCCCAGAAGACGCAGATATCCGATGTCGAGCGCCAgaaggaggaagaggagtTGCAAATGGCGCTTGCCATGTCGATACGAGAATCCAAAGGCGCTGCTCCAACAGCTGCCAAGTCCAACACACCTCAGCAAAGCGGCTCTGGTCCCAGTGCTTCGTCCGAACAACCTGCGAAACCAGTACCTTCGGGCACTACCGCTGCGACCGTCTCACGTGTACGAGCTCTCTTCGATTTCCAGCCTTCAGAACCCGGCGAACTGCAGTTCCGCAAGGGCGACATCATTGCCGTGCTTGAATCTGTCTACAAGGACTGGTGGAAGGGATCGCTTCGTGGGCAGACGGGTATCTTCCCGCTCAACTATGTGGAGAAGCTGCAAGACCCGACACGAGAAGAGCTGGAACGCGAGGCACAAAACGAGGCTGAAGTGTTTGCGCAAATAAGGAACGTGGAGAAGCTTCTAGCGCTTCTAAGCACAAGCTCTCAACCAGGTGCTGGCGATGCGCGGGACAACGAGGAGATTACCGAGCTCTACCACTCTACTCTGGCTATCCGGCCTAAGCTAATTGAGCTCATTGGGAAGTACTCACAAAAGAAGG ATGACTTTACGCAGCTGAACGAAAAGTTCATCAAGGCTCGCCGAGATTACGAGTCCATGCTGGAAGCATCAATGTCTCAGCCACAACAACCTGCATATGGTGGCCGTCCTGCTTTTGGCGGCTACAACGCACCACCACCTTCGAATTACCAGGGATACCCACCTGCATCTTCAACTCCACATCAAGATCCGGGCCGTTTCGCCTATGGCGGCGCACCTCCACAATCAGGGCCTTCTCAAGTTCCACCACCAGGCTCCAGCCCCGCCTTCTTCATGGTCCCCCCTGGTGAACAACGGACCCAACAGACCCCGAAACCAGGTCTGCCACAAGACCCCTACCAGGCAGCTATGGGTAGA CAACCGCTCACTACGACTCGCCCGTGGACAACCGACACTCGTTCCATGCCCCTAGCCAGCCACAAGCTTCAGCCCCTCCTCAAGGTTACGACTATCCCCCGTCTACCCAGCAAGCCGGTGCCGGTTACCCACCACAGCAAGGTCCCCCCCCAAGGACCGCCACACGCACAGCAAAACCCATACGACCAAGTAACTTCTCCCCCTCCACAACACGCCCCGCAAGACCAACAGCCCCCATCGGATCCGTACGCGCAAGCTCCTCCCCAGCAGGGCTACGCATACCCACCATCGCAACCTGCCTACGCGCCACCTGCCCCGCCTGGAGCTTCGTCTAGTCCTGCACCCCCCGCTCAAACTCAAAGTTATCTGCCATATCGCCCAGGCGGCGCTGCTGCTGCCCCAAGTGCCCCAAGTGCACCACCGGTAGGTGGAGATGATGCGTCTGGATTTTACCGGTAG